A portion of the Piscirickettsia litoralis genome contains these proteins:
- a CDS encoding ParA family protein — MMKSAEYATDYRVQEPKMSVSNAAEFLGLTVQAVHKQLKAKNIVCPKIGNKTYINHDIAKQLFGLKFNQKVIAAQIVKGGTGKTTAIENVASCANTYGAKILKIDTDPQGNLTDANGVDAENYPVLIDVIKDDANIQDSVVSLTNSIDLIPSRIENVILDNVIVNEMLPLHSLYGDLLAPIIDNYDYVFIDCPPTMGQAVTAASLYADIVLAPLNPDKFSAKGLKILKKEIDVLNKRFKKKIDYRVFLNKFSAKTILSDKAIMSLISDPGLQGNLLETTVQFSQEIPNLTDDNKNLFSHLKKSIARSDFDRLTQEVLELSPTKVKKVQTKVKSKKRTRVAA; from the coding sequence ATGATGAAATCGGCTGAATACGCAACTGATTATAGAGTACAAGAGCCAAAGATGTCTGTTTCAAATGCTGCGGAGTTTTTGGGTTTGACTGTTCAAGCAGTCCATAAGCAGTTAAAAGCTAAAAACATCGTTTGCCCTAAAATTGGTAATAAGACTTATATTAACCATGATATTGCAAAACAATTATTTGGTTTGAAGTTTAATCAAAAAGTAATTGCGGCTCAAATTGTAAAGGGTGGTACAGGTAAAACAACAGCAATTGAAAATGTAGCAAGTTGTGCAAACACCTACGGAGCTAAGATTTTAAAAATAGATACGGATCCTCAAGGGAATTTAACGGATGCAAATGGTGTTGATGCTGAAAATTACCCTGTTTTGATAGATGTTATAAAAGACGATGCAAATATTCAAGATAGTGTTGTTTCCCTTACCAATAGTATAGACTTGATACCTAGTAGAATTGAAAACGTTATACTGGACAATGTTATTGTGAATGAAATGCTCCCCTTGCACAGCCTTTATGGGGACTTATTAGCACCGATTATAGACAACTATGACTATGTTTTCATTGATTGCCCTCCTACCATGGGCCAAGCAGTTACAGCAGCAAGCTTGTATGCTGATATCGTTCTTGCTCCTTTGAATCCAGATAAATTTAGTGCTAAAGGACTTAAAATCCTTAAAAAAGAGATTGACGTACTGAATAAAAGGTTTAAAAAGAAAATTGATTATCGAGTGTTTTTAAATAAATTTAGTGCAAAAACGATATTGTCTGATAAGGCTATTATGTCTCTTATCTCTGACCCCGGTTTACAAGGTAATTTGTTAGAAACGACGGTGCAATTCTCACAAGAGATTCCGAACCTTACTGATGATAATAAAAACTTGTTTAGCCACTTGAAAAAATCAATAGCGCGTAGTGATTTTGATCGATTAACTCAAGAGGTTCTTGAGCTTTCACCTACTAAAGT